From Gemmobacter sp., the proteins below share one genomic window:
- a CDS encoding SDR family oxidoreductase, whose protein sequence is MPADSHADRIVMITGAAKGIGAATALAFAREGATLVLADIDTEGLGAVLAGLPGSGHMAVRLDVTAEADWAAAMARVGATHGRLDVLVNNAGWGNLRSIFDTTPDDWRRIIAINLDSVFLGTMAAMPWLEKSGDAAVVNVSSIRARVVGFGSGPYSAAKAGVEMFSKVAAVECAQTGRRVRVNSIHPGFVDTPLSKAQGEEARAARAASVPQGRMAEPEEIAAGILFLASRAASYVNGTGLVVDGAFTAV, encoded by the coding sequence ATGCCCGCTGACAGCCACGCCGACCGCATCGTGATGATCACCGGCGCCGCCAAGGGCATTGGCGCCGCCACCGCGCTGGCCTTTGCGCGAGAGGGCGCCACGCTGGTCCTGGCCGATATCGACACCGAAGGGCTGGGGGCCGTGCTGGCCGGCCTGCCCGGATCCGGCCATATGGCGGTGCGGCTGGATGTGACGGCCGAGGCCGACTGGGCCGCCGCCATGGCACGGGTCGGCGCCACGCATGGCAGGCTGGACGTGCTGGTCAACAACGCCGGCTGGGGCAACCTGCGGTCGATCTTCGACACCACGCCAGACGACTGGCGGCGGATCATCGCCATCAACCTCGATTCGGTGTTCCTGGGCACCATGGCCGCCATGCCCTGGCTGGAAAAATCGGGCGATGCGGCGGTGGTCAATGTCTCATCCATCCGGGCGCGGGTGGTGGGGTTCGGGTCCGGGCCCTATTCGGCGGCCAAGGCGGGGGTCGAGATGTTTTCCAAGGTTGCGGCGGTGGAATGCGCCCAGACCGGGCGCCGGGTGCGGGTGAATTCCATTCATCCCGGCTTTGTCGATACCCCCCTGTCCAAGGCCCAGGGCGAGGAGGCGCGGGCCGCCCGCGCCGCATCGGTCCCGCAAGGGCGCATGGCCGAACCCGAGGAGATCGCCGCGGGGATCCTGTTCCTTGCCTCGCGCGCGGCGTCCTATGTGAACGGGACGGGGCTGGTGGTGGACGGGGCCTTTACCGCCGTCTGA
- a CDS encoding iron ABC transporter permease, protein MPANPMQTRAGGFAMKRLALALFVAALGVLVLLPLIRIQGLALANGGKGYVDAFGRPEIWTTIRNTVGLAVGSTALALVFGTLLAWWATQLSPRLQWLRVLPVLPIVIPAVASVSGWAFLLSPRPGYINALLRNLPWWSDLRFGPADIYSLFWIVAITGFALSAFVYLFVSSGLKNINSELLEAARTSGASAFGVFFQITLPLLRPVLVYGGGVALLLGLGQFTAPLLLGTNKGITVLTTDMYFATQNEPINHAAAAAIGSPLLVFGLLMVFGQKLLLGDQARYITHGGRAFRPAGKPSLLAAGGIFAYFVFTTLMPLISLGILSLSPFWSASPKWSAMSLDNFRVALGESVIVGAIWNSITASLIAVAIALVIGFVVAVVTLRGRRYPVLRMLMDVIVALPLGVPAVIFGVGFLLAYSTPPLVLYGSKWLIVIVYVTLMLPFTTRMQLSGMMQLGSAYIEASRVCGANYLKTDLWVTLPLMRSTIGGAAALMFVLLTHEFTASVLIRTPRNQVMGTALFDYWGNGGYPVVAAIALIMTAVTAVGVIMAMLLGGRDALSRM, encoded by the coding sequence ATGCCGGCTAATCCGATGCAGACCCGCGCCGGCGGATTTGCCATGAAGCGGCTGGCGCTGGCGCTGTTCGTGGCGGCGCTTGGCGTGCTGGTGCTGTTGCCGCTGATCCGCATTCAGGGGCTGGCGCTGGCCAATGGCGGCAAGGGCTATGTCGATGCCTTTGGCCGGCCCGAGATCTGGACGACCATCCGCAACACCGTGGGGCTGGCGGTGGGGTCCACCGCCCTTGCGCTGGTGTTCGGCACCCTGCTGGCCTGGTGGGCGACACAGCTGTCGCCCCGGTTGCAATGGTTGCGGGTGCTGCCGGTGCTGCCCATCGTGATCCCGGCGGTCGCCAGCGTGTCGGGCTGGGCCTTCCTGCTGTCGCCCCGGCCGGGCTACATCAACGCGCTGCTGCGCAACCTGCCCTGGTGGTCGGACCTGCGGTTCGGTCCTGCCGACATCTATTCGCTGTTCTGGATCGTGGCGATCACCGGCTTTGCCCTGTCGGCCTTTGTCTACCTGTTCGTGAGCTCGGGGCTGAAGAACATCAATTCCGAACTGCTGGAGGCCGCGCGCACCTCGGGCGCATCGGCCTTTGGGGTGTTCTTCCAGATCACGCTGCCGCTGTTGCGCCCGGTGCTGGTCTATGGCGGCGGTGTGGCGCTGTTGCTGGGGCTGGGGCAGTTCACCGCGCCGCTGCTGCTGGGGACGAACAAGGGCATCACGGTGCTGACCACCGACATGTATTTCGCCACCCAGAACGAGCCGATCAACCATGCCGCCGCCGCCGCCATCGGGTCGCCCCTGCTGGTTTTCGGGCTCTTGATGGTGTTCGGGCAAAAGCTGCTGCTGGGCGATCAGGCGCGCTACATCACGCATGGCGGGCGGGCGTTCCGGCCGGCGGGCAAACCGTCGCTGCTGGCGGCGGGGGGGATATTTGCCTATTTCGTCTTTACCACGCTGATGCCGCTGATCTCGCTGGGGATCCTGTCGCTGTCGCCGTTCTGGAGCGCGAGCCCGAAATGGTCGGCGATGTCGCTGGACAATTTCCGCGTGGCGCTGGGGGAATCGGTGATCGTCGGGGCGATCTGGAACAGCATCACCGCCTCGTTGATCGCGGTGGCGATCGCGCTGGTGATCGGGTTCGTCGTCGCGGTGGTCACGCTGCGCGGGCGGCGCTATCCGGTGCTGCGGATGCTGATGGATGTGATCGTCGCCCTGCCGCTGGGGGTGCCGGCGGTGATCTTCGGCGTGGGCTTCCTGCTGGCCTATTCCACGCCGCCCCTGGTGCTGTATGGCAGCAAGTGGCTGATCGTGATCGTCTATGTCACGCTGATGCTGCCCTTTACCACGCGGATGCAGCTGTCGGGCATGATGCAGCTGGGATCGGCCTATATCGAGGCATCGCGGGTCTGCGGGGCGAATTACCTCAAGACCGACCTGTGGGTGACGCTGCCGCTGATGCGGTCCACCATCGGGGGGGCGGCGGCGCTGATGTTCGTGCTGCTGACGCATGAATTCACCGCCTCGGTGCTGATCCGCACCCCGCGCAACCAGGTGATGGGCACGGCGCTGTTCGATTACTGGGGCAACGGCGGCTATCCGGTGGTGGCGGCGATTGCGCTGATCATGACGGCGGTGACGGCGGTGGGCGTGATCATGGCGATGCTGCTGGGCGGGCGCGATGCGCTGAGCCGTATGTAA
- a CDS encoding SDR family oxidoreductase, giving the protein MSVLAGRVAVVTGAARGIGAAIAARFHAAGASVVLADLPGSGVADTAAALGPRALAVDCDVTEAAQVEALVARAVASFGALDIMVANAGIAPAVPFLDLTPDQFRRVVDVNLTGSFLCVQAAARQMLAQPGRAPGAMVLMASVQAQVVAPTHAAYAAAKGGVVQLTKAAAVALAPHGIRVNAIGPGSIATDMIEATLTPALRRAVAARTPMGRMGAVTEIAEAALFLASDAGSYVTGQTLYVDGGRLALAFTMPDREEGST; this is encoded by the coding sequence ATGAGCGTGCTGGCCGGCCGCGTCGCGGTTGTCACCGGGGCCGCGCGCGGGATCGGGGCGGCGATCGCGGCGCGGTTCCATGCGGCGGGGGCCAGCGTGGTGCTGGCCGACCTGCCGGGGTCGGGCGTGGCGGATACCGCCGCCGCGCTGGGACCACGGGCGCTGGCCGTCGATTGCGACGTGACGGAGGCCGCGCAGGTCGAGGCGCTGGTCGCCCGCGCGGTGGCGTCCTTTGGCGCGCTGGACATCATGGTGGCGAATGCGGGTATCGCGCCCGCCGTGCCGTTCCTGGACCTGACGCCCGACCAGTTCCGCCGGGTGGTGGATGTGAACCTGACCGGCAGCTTCCTGTGCGTGCAGGCGGCAGCCCGGCAGATGCTGGCGCAGCCGGGCCGGGCGCCGGGGGCCATGGTGCTGATGGCATCGGTTCAGGCGCAGGTGGTGGCACCCACCCATGCCGCCTATGCCGCCGCCAAGGGGGGCGTGGTGCAGCTGACCAAGGCCGCCGCCGTGGCGCTGGCCCCCCATGGCATCCGGGTGAATGCCATTGGCCCCGGATCCATCGCCACCGACATGATCGAGGCAACGCTGACCCCCGCCCTGCGCCGCGCTGTGGCCGCGCGCACCCCGATGGGCCGGATGGGCGCAGTGACCGAGATTGCCGAAGCGGCGCTGTTCCTGGCATCCGACGCGGGCAGCTATGTGACGGGACAGACGCTTTATGTGGATGGCGGGCGGCTTGCGCTGGCCTTCACCATGCCGGACAGGGAGGAAGGCAGCACATGA
- a CDS encoding SDR family oxidoreductase codes for MTDSLSPGFLTRLGRLDGRVALILGGHGELARAMAAALADRGAQVALAARKLAQCQALAAEIAETFGARTLALACDIADEDQVAATVAQVAAQFGRLDILVNNAGTSWSGPPEDIPLSGWSKVINVNLTGAFVAAREAGRIMLAQGSGSIINIASTGGLASFTPDRAQIVPYTTSKAALIHLTRDLAAQWAARGVRVNAIAPGQMVSGMTLTVPDDTVAAMRADVPMHRLGEPLELAAAVAFLASDGASYVTGQTLVIDGGLTLR; via the coding sequence ATGACCGATTCCCTTTCCCCCGGGTTCCTGACCCGCCTCGGCCGGCTGGACGGCCGTGTCGCGCTGATCCTGGGCGGGCATGGCGAACTGGCGCGCGCCATGGCGGCAGCCCTGGCCGACCGCGGCGCCCAGGTGGCGCTGGCCGCGCGCAAGCTGGCCCAGTGCCAGGCGCTGGCGGCCGAAATCGCCGAAACCTTCGGCGCCCGCACCCTCGCGCTTGCCTGCGACATCGCCGACGAAGACCAGGTCGCCGCCACCGTGGCCCAGGTCGCGGCGCAGTTCGGCCGGCTGGACATTCTGGTCAACAACGCCGGCACCAGCTGGTCCGGCCCGCCCGAGGATATCCCGCTGTCCGGCTGGTCCAAGGTGATCAACGTCAACCTGACCGGCGCCTTCGTCGCCGCGCGCGAGGCGGGGCGGATCATGCTGGCGCAAGGATCGGGCAGCATCATCAACATCGCCTCGACCGGCGGGCTGGCCAGCTTTACCCCCGACCGCGCGCAGATCGTGCCCTATACCACGTCCAAGGCCGCGCTGATCCACCTGACCCGCGACCTTGCCGCCCAATGGGCCGCGCGCGGCGTGCGGGTGAACGCCATCGCGCCCGGCCAGATGGTGTCCGGCATGACCCTGACCGTCCCCGACGACACCGTGGCCGCCATGCGCGCCGATGTGCCCATGCACCGGCTGGGCGAGCCGCTGGAACTAGCCGCCGCCGTCGCCTTCCTCGCCTCGGACGGGGCAAGCTATGTCACCGGCCAGACCCTGGTGATCGACGGCGGCCTGACCCTGCGCTGA
- a CDS encoding SDR family NAD(P)-dependent oxidoreductase, protein MIELRGKVAVVTGAASGIGRGLAERFAAEGMRLVLADIQHDPLEAVAGALRATGAQVETQVTDVSDAAAVQALADRAWAAYGAVHVLCNNAGIVPGARFRPIWETSPQDWHWSLGVNLMGVVHGIQSFIPRMRAQGGWAHVVNTISVAGLVSGTNSPAYGAAKHAALRATEALYADLAAEGSPIGVTALCPGVVSTGIGNSERNRPATLVPAGGVQGDDPAAMEKYRGIKAAGLMPEDVADMVVQAIRDRQFYLVTTTAFDRGVQERMDAILTRRNPQFPDILTLSQEETHAR, encoded by the coding sequence ATGATCGAACTACGGGGAAAGGTCGCGGTGGTGACGGGCGCGGCCAGCGGCATCGGCCGGGGGCTGGCGGAACGGTTCGCCGCCGAGGGGATGCGGCTGGTGCTGGCCGATATCCAGCACGATCCGCTGGAGGCGGTGGCCGGCGCCCTGCGGGCCACGGGCGCGCAGGTGGAAACGCAGGTGACCGACGTGTCGGATGCCGCCGCCGTGCAGGCGCTGGCGGACCGGGCCTGGGCCGCCTATGGCGCGGTGCATGTGCTGTGCAACAATGCCGGCATCGTGCCGGGCGCGCGGTTCCGGCCGATCTGGGAAACCAGCCCGCAGGACTGGCACTGGTCGCTGGGCGTGAACCTGATGGGGGTGGTGCATGGCATCCAGTCCTTTATCCCGCGCATGCGGGCGCAGGGCGGCTGGGCGCATGTGGTGAACACCATCTCGGTCGCGGGGCTGGTCAGCGGCACCAACTCGCCGGCCTATGGCGCCGCCAAGCACGCGGCACTGCGCGCGACCGAGGCGCTCTATGCCGACCTGGCCGCCGAAGGCTCGCCCATCGGTGTCACCGCCCTGTGCCCCGGCGTGGTGTCCACCGGCATCGGCAACAGCGAACGCAACCGCCCGGCCACGCTGGTGCCCGCCGGCGGCGTGCAGGGCGATGACCCGGCCGCGATGGAGAAATACCGTGGCATCAAGGCCGCCGGGCTGATGCCCGAAGATGTCGCCGACATGGTGGTGCAGGCGATCCGCGACCGGCAGTTCTATCTGGTGACGACCACCGCCTTTGACCGCGGCGTGCAGGAACGGATGGATGCCATCCTGACCCGGCGCAATCCGCAGTTCCCCGATATCCTGACCCTGTCGCAAGAGGAAACCCATGCCCGCTGA
- a CDS encoding nuclear transport factor 2 family protein has protein sequence MPHRPPPDSPPPVMDDLIRLAHERACERLIHGFARALDLYDQDGVLRLWAEDGVFSVPGCDHPGHAGLRAWMGQREKDMICRHIVTNILVDVLDDTTATATAYCSAYRVRGWRGREPGPMMAPAYVVEYSDRFTRDPARGWLFSRRAISVVLAGVEQRQALRAG, from the coding sequence GACGACCTGATCCGCCTGGCCCATGAGCGCGCCTGCGAACGGCTGATCCACGGGTTTGCCCGCGCGCTGGACCTCTATGATCAGGATGGCGTCCTGCGGCTGTGGGCCGAGGACGGGGTATTTTCCGTGCCCGGCTGCGACCATCCGGGGCATGCCGGCCTGCGCGCCTGGATGGGGCAGCGAGAAAAGGACATGATCTGCCGCCACATCGTGACCAACATCCTTGTCGATGTGCTGGACGATACCACGGCCACGGCCACCGCCTATTGCAGCGCCTATCGCGTGCGTGGCTGGCGCGGGCGCGAGCCGGGGCCGATGATGGCGCCGGCTTATGTCGTGGAATATTCCGACCGTTTCACCCGCGACCCGGCGCGCGGCTGGCTGTTTTCCCGCCGCGCGATCTCGGTGGTTCTGGCAGGCGTCGAACAGCGGCAGGCGCTGCGGGCCGGCTGA
- a CDS encoding FAD-dependent oxidoreductase, whose translation MTAAFPRLFSPYRAGRLDLSSRLVMLPHGTAMVRDGLPTADDVAYYAARTKGLGLVITGATVATPDAAMRARILSEGFNPDARAIMRQRCDVVHANGARIVGQLCHLGREGTGMESEYAPRGPSPLRSPRDPYPPHEMDGPEIEGFIAGFADAAANLQASGYDGVELHAAHGYLFAQFMSPATNRRTDAWGGSLENRTRLVTETVARVRAVCGPDFLIGVRLSADEETADGLGVRDAVGIGQILARQAETDYLNITIGLRGAYVKDATHPPAPAARAAGIIRKETGLPVIVGQKIQTPDLAEKLLADGVADLVGMARAFVADPEFAAKARSGQAARIRPCVGLNQECRAFSPHLHCSLNPETGRETRAPFDRITPATPKRLAIIGGGPAGMEAARIATARGHRVTIFEATEALGGQFLLAASLPGRAGLLKMIDHLVDEMRLGSIDIRLNTRITDLSALDADFDEVILATGADPLPLADAPGPLPTLTWADVLRDGAPAPFGTGHAVFADDGTGFWFTYGVAEMLVNAGWRLTFLTTSAALGGHLPHESVAPMLGRLGAGGTTFRVLMAVEATAPGKLTAVNLTSGEEEEMPADLLVVQTGRRVAPPLPRGARPVHMIGDCVSPRRITHALFDGQRLARTL comes from the coding sequence ATGACTGCCGCCTTTCCCCGCCTGTTTTCCCCCTATCGCGCCGGGCGGCTGGACCTGTCCAGCCGCCTGGTGATGCTGCCCCACGGCACCGCCATGGTGCGCGACGGGCTGCCGACGGCAGATGACGTGGCCTATTATGCCGCCCGGACAAAGGGGCTGGGCCTGGTGATCACCGGCGCGACCGTGGCCACCCCCGATGCCGCCATGCGCGCCCGCATCCTGTCCGAGGGGTTCAACCCCGACGCCCGCGCCATCATGCGGCAACGCTGCGACGTGGTGCATGCCAACGGCGCGCGCATCGTCGGGCAGCTGTGCCACCTGGGCCGCGAGGGCACCGGGATGGAATCGGAATATGCGCCGCGCGGCCCTTCGCCCCTCCGCAGCCCGCGCGACCCCTACCCCCCGCACGAGATGGACGGGCCCGAGATCGAGGGCTTCATCGCCGGCTTCGCCGATGCGGCGGCGAACCTTCAGGCCTCGGGCTATGACGGGGTGGAACTGCACGCGGCGCATGGCTACCTGTTCGCGCAGTTCATGTCGCCCGCCACCAACCGCCGCACCGACGCCTGGGGTGGCAGCCTGGAAAACCGCACCCGGCTGGTGACCGAAACCGTCGCCCGCGTGCGCGCGGTCTGCGGGCCGGATTTCCTGATCGGCGTGCGCCTTTCGGCCGACGAGGAGACCGCCGATGGCCTGGGCGTGCGCGATGCCGTGGGCATCGGCCAGATTCTGGCCCGGCAGGCGGAAACCGATTACCTCAACATCACCATCGGCCTGCGCGGCGCCTATGTAAAGGACGCGACGCATCCCCCCGCCCCCGCCGCCCGCGCCGCCGGCATCATCCGCAAGGAAACCGGCCTGCCGGTGATCGTCGGGCAGAAAATCCAGACGCCGGATCTGGCGGAAAAACTGCTGGCCGATGGCGTGGCCGATCTGGTCGGCATGGCCCGCGCCTTTGTCGCCGACCCCGAATTCGCCGCCAAGGCCCGCAGCGGACAGGCGGCACGCATCCGGCCCTGTGTCGGCCTCAATCAGGAATGCCGGGCCTTTTCGCCCCATCTGCATTGCTCGCTGAACCCCGAAACCGGGCGCGAAACCCGCGCGCCGTTCGACCGGATCACCCCCGCCACGCCGAAACGCCTGGCCATCATCGGCGGCGGCCCCGCCGGGATGGAGGCGGCGCGCATCGCCACCGCCCGCGGCCACCGCGTGACGATCTTCGAGGCGACCGAGGCCCTGGGCGGCCAGTTCCTGCTGGCCGCCAGCCTGCCGGGCCGCGCAGGGCTGCTGAAGATGATCGACCACCTGGTCGATGAAATGCGCCTTGGTTCTATCGACATCCGCCTGAACACCCGCATCACCGACCTGTCGGCACTGGACGCCGATTTCGACGAGGTGATCCTTGCCACCGGCGCCGACCCCCTGCCGCTGGCCGATGCACCGGGGCCGCTGCCCACCCTGACCTGGGCCGATGTGCTGCGCGATGGCGCCCCTGCGCCCTTCGGCACCGGCCATGCGGTCTTTGCCGATGATGGCACCGGCTTCTGGTTCACCTATGGCGTGGCCGAAATGCTGGTGAACGCGGGCTGGCGGCTGACCTTCCTGACCACCTCGGCCGCGCTTGGCGGGCATCTGCCGCATGAAAGCGTGGCGCCCATGCTGGGCCGGCTGGGCGCCGGCGGCACCACCTTCCGCGTGCTGATGGCGGTCGAGGCGACCGCGCCCGGAAAGTTGACAGCTGTCAACCTCACCTCGGGCGAGGAGGAGGAGATGCCGGCCGACCTGCTGGTCGTCCAGACCGGCCGCCGGGTGGCCCCGCCTCTGCCGCGCGGCGCCCGCCCCGTCCACATGATCGGCGATTGCGTCAGCCCCCGCCGCATCACCCATGCCCTGTTCGATGGCCAGCGTCTGGCCCGCACCCTGTAA
- a CDS encoding ABC transporter ATP-binding protein, whose translation MAEVRIEGLHKEFRGKPPTVAANNLNLTIGDGEFLVLLGPSGCGKTTTLRCLAGLESPDRGRISIGGKLALDAGRGIDLPPEKRDIGMVFQSYALWPHMTVRRNVEYPLRARKLTHGIKDGWVEETTKLVEVDGLLDRFPGQLSGGQQQRVALARGLVARPGLVLFDEPLSNLDARLRDQVRSQLHQLHNRLHFTAVFVTHDQTEALSLADRIAIMNKGAIEQLDTAQRVFEEPATEYVAGFMGMTERLPMTLRDGRWVLDDGTVLHGVPDGLRAGDRMVARVRPQDTYVEPEGTALPGGAVGFRAVVEDIAFAGRFSDVVLKIGDRRVQGRTLPGGGLGGLAAGQGALVRFAADRAAFYAPDGQRLAGNLTGGLRHAG comes from the coding sequence ATGGCGGAAGTCCGCATCGAAGGTTTGCACAAGGAGTTCCGCGGCAAGCCGCCGACCGTGGCTGCGAACAACCTGAACCTGACCATCGGCGATGGCGAATTCCTGGTGCTGCTGGGGCCGTCGGGCTGTGGCAAGACCACGACGCTGCGCTGTCTGGCGGGCCTCGAATCGCCGGATCGGGGGCGGATCAGCATTGGTGGCAAGCTGGCGCTGGATGCGGGGCGGGGCATCGACCTGCCACCGGAAAAGCGCGACATCGGGATGGTGTTCCAGTCTTACGCGCTGTGGCCGCACATGACGGTGCGGCGCAACGTGGAATACCCGCTGCGCGCCCGCAAGCTGACCCATGGCATCAAGGACGGCTGGGTCGAGGAAACGACGAAGCTGGTCGAGGTGGACGGCCTGCTGGACCGTTTCCCCGGCCAGCTGTCGGGTGGCCAGCAGCAGCGGGTCGCCCTGGCGCGTGGGCTGGTGGCGCGGCCGGGGCTGGTGCTGTTCGACGAGCCGCTGTCGAACCTGGATGCGCGGCTGCGCGATCAGGTGCGCAGCCAGCTGCACCAGCTGCACAACCGGCTGCATTTCACCGCCGTGTTCGTGACCCATGACCAGACCGAGGCGCTGTCGCTGGCCGACCGCATCGCGATCATGAACAAGGGCGCCATCGAACAGCTGGACACCGCGCAGCGGGTGTTCGAGGAGCCGGCGACGGAATATGTCGCCGGGTTCATGGGCATGACGGAACGCCTGCCGATGACGCTGCGCGATGGCCGCTGGGTGCTGGACGATGGAACGGTCCTGCATGGCGTGCCCGATGGCCTGCGCGCCGGCGACCGGATGGTGGCGCGGGTGCGCCCGCAGGATACCTATGTCGAGCCCGAGGGCACGGCCCTGCCGGGCGGGGCCGTGGGGTTCCGCGCGGTGGTGGAGGATATCGCCTTTGCCGGGCGGTTTTCCGACGTGGTGCTGAAGATCGGTGACCGGCGGGTGCAGGGGCGCACGCTGCCGGGCGGGGGCCTGGGCGGGCTGGCGGCGGGGCAGGGCGCGCTGGTGCGCTTTGCCGCCGACCGCGCGGCGTTCTACGCCCCGGATGGCCAGCGGCTGGCCGGCAACCTGACCGGGGGGCTGCGCCATGCCGGCTAA
- a CDS encoding ABC transporter substrate-binding protein, whose amino-acid sequence MISTTFRALVAGGLAMAAATLAAPAIAQTVSPEWQKVIDAAKAEGSVTIYSSQGLKQLNAMAEAFTAKYGIKVEVVRAIDADLIPKVTVEFETGKGIADVVVNSSLITVKDQVGKGYFVPVTGPAFDNPDYKRAERMHDGVVFESNATILTYSWNTELVPDGIKDYDDIFDPQLEGLIGIPRASVSTIVDFYFYLMENYGEDYVEKLAAMKPRVYPSALTMAQALSAGEVGVILFGEPQVDEKAAGAPVESGFAKTIWGARFYATVAKVAPHPNAAQLLANFMVTPEGQSAIARKAASSLPGVTGAVAYMDDVRRPDPAKLTAENVKAFQEKFTRLFGSN is encoded by the coding sequence ATGATCTCAACGACTTTCCGCGCCCTTGTTGCGGGCGGCCTTGCGATGGCCGCCGCGACCCTGGCCGCGCCCGCCATCGCCCAGACGGTCAGCCCCGAATGGCAAAAGGTGATCGACGCCGCCAAGGCCGAAGGCAGCGTCACCATCTATTCGTCGCAGGGCCTGAAACAGCTGAACGCGATGGCCGAAGCCTTTACCGCCAAATACGGCATCAAGGTCGAGGTGGTGCGCGCCATCGACGCCGACCTGATCCCCAAGGTGACGGTGGAATTCGAAACCGGCAAGGGCATTGCCGATGTGGTGGTGAACTCCAGCCTGATCACGGTCAAGGATCAGGTCGGCAAGGGCTATTTCGTGCCGGTGACCGGCCCGGCCTTTGACAACCCCGACTACAAGCGCGCCGAACGGATGCATGATGGCGTGGTGTTCGAATCCAACGCCACCATCCTGACCTATTCGTGGAACACCGAACTGGTCCCCGACGGGATCAAGGACTATGACGATATCTTCGATCCCCAGCTTGAAGGGCTGATCGGCATTCCCCGCGCCTCGGTTTCCACCATCGTGGATTTCTACTTCTACCTGATGGAGAACTACGGCGAGGATTATGTGGAGAAACTGGCAGCGATGAAGCCGCGGGTCTATCCCAGCGCGCTGACCATGGCACAGGCGCTGTCGGCCGGCGAGGTGGGCGTGATCCTGTTCGGCGAACCGCAGGTCGATGAAAAGGCCGCCGGCGCGCCGGTGGAATCGGGCTTTGCCAAGACGATCTGGGGCGCGCGCTTCTATGCCACGGTGGCCAAGGTTGCCCCGCATCCCAATGCCGCGCAGCTGCTGGCGAATTTCATGGTCACCCCCGAAGGCCAGTCGGCGATCGCCCGTAAGGCGGCCTCGTCCTTGCCGGGTGTCACCGGCGCGGTGGCCTATATGGATGACGTGCGCCGCCCCGATCCGGCCAAGCTGACGGCCGAGAACGTCAAGGCCTTCCAGGAAAAGTTCACCAGGCTTTTCGGGTCGAACTGA
- a CDS encoding SDR family oxidoreductase yields the protein MKHSGKVALVTGAAQGIGLACAERLLAEGAQVALLDRDGAAAQAQADRLGPGAMALAADLAGLTSGAATALVAQVVDRFGRLDVLVNNAGVIRLQPFLDFDPAAFDMMMDVNVRAPMVLSQAAARAMIGQGAGGAIVNLSSVTAELGAPQAAGYAASKGAMRQLTRVMALELAPHGIRVNAVGPGTIATDMAAQAVLGNPDTRRTILSRTPIGRLGAPDEISKAVSFLASDEASYIIGQTVYVDGGRLVLNYTVPVTE from the coding sequence ATGAAGCATTCGGGAAAGGTTGCGCTGGTGACCGGCGCGGCGCAGGGCATCGGGCTGGCCTGTGCCGAACGGCTGCTGGCCGAAGGGGCGCAGGTCGCCCTGCTGGACCGCGACGGGGCGGCGGCGCAGGCCCAGGCCGACCGGCTGGGCCCGGGCGCCATGGCGCTGGCCGCCGATCTGGCGGGGCTGACATCCGGGGCCGCCACCGCGCTTGTGGCGCAGGTGGTGGACAGGTTCGGGCGGCTGGACGTGCTTGTCAACAATGCCGGGGTGATCCGGCTGCAACCGTTCCTGGACTTCGACCCGGCGGCCTTTGACATGATGATGGACGTGAACGTCCGGGCGCCCATGGTCCTGTCGCAGGCCGCCGCCCGCGCCATGATCGGCCAAGGGGCGGGCGGGGCCATCGTGAACCTGTCGTCGGTCACGGCGGAGCTGGGCGCACCGCAGGCGGCGGGCTATGCAGCATCCAAAGGGGCAATGCGGCAGCTGACGCGGGTGATGGCGCTGGAACTGGCGCCGCATGGCATCCGGGTGAATGCGGTCGGCCCCGGCACCATCGCCACCGACATGGCCGCGCAGGCCGTGCTGGGCAACCCGGACACGCGGCGCACCATCCTGTCGCGCACGCCCATCGGCCGGCTGGGCGCGCCGGACGAGATTTCCAAGGCGGTGTCCTTCCTGGCGTCGGACGAGGCCAGCTACATCATTGGCCAGACGGTATATGTCGACGGCGGGCGACTGGTGCTGAACTATACCGTTCCGGTGACGGAATGA